The Clostridium beijerinckii genomic sequence GCATGTGGAACTGGAAATGTTTCGATTAATGTAGCAAAATACTTTAAAACTGTTTATGCAGTAGATTTGTCAGATGATATGTTAAATGTAGCTTTTGATAAATTTAAAAAGAATAAAATTAAAGCAAAAGTAATTTGTCAAGATATGTGTGAGTTAAGTTTAAATAAAAGATTTGATCTTATAACTTCTGTTCTTGACTCAACTAATTATATAACTGAGGATGAAGATTTGCTTGATTATTTCTCAAGTGTATATGAACATTTAAAAGAAAATGGTATATTTATTTTTGATATAAATTCGTATTATAAACTTTCTACCGTTCTCGGAAATAATATATACACTTACAGTTCTGAAGAAATTTTTTATACGTGGGAAAATTCATTTGAAGATGATGTATTAAATATGTTTTTAACATTCTTCGTAAAAACCGAAAATGAACTATATAAAAAATTTGAAGAAGAGCATTTTGAGAGAGCTTATAAAGAAAGCTATATAGAAGATATATTAAAAAAATGTAACTTTAGAATAATAAATAAATTTTCAGGATATTCTGATGAGGAAGTAAATGAAAATAGTGAAAGAATACTTTACATAGTAAGTAAATAAGACGTGAAATAGGAGATGAGATAAAAATGCAAGATAAAATAGTTAGAGCAACAGCTAAGGATGGAATGGTTAGAATAATAGCAGGGATTACTACTAATTTAGTAAATGAGGGCTGTAAAATACATGAATGTACGCCTGTAGCTTCAGCAGCTTTAGGAAGAATGTTAACTGCAGGTACACTTATAGGAACTACACTAAAAAGTGAAAAAGAAGTTGTAACTTTAAAAATAAATGGTAATGGGGAAATAAATGGAATAACAGTAACTGCACATAGTGATGCATCTGTTAAAGGGTTTATTGGAAATCCATATGTTGATAGGCCTCTTAATGAAAAAGGAAAATTAGATGTTGGAGGAGCTATTGGAACAGATGGTATTTTATATGTAATAAAGGATTTAGGGCTTAGAGATCCATATATTGGACAAGTGCCTATACAAACTGGAGAAATAGCAGAAGATTTTGCATATTATTTCACAGCATCTGAGCAAACACCATCAGCGGTATCACTTGGTGTATTGGTTGATAGAGATTTATCTATAAAGGCGGCAGGTGGATTTATAGTGCAAATGATGCCTGGCGCAGATGAACTTCTTGCAGATGTTATAACATATAGATTAGAAGAAATTCCACCAATAACTACATTAATAAGTGAAGGAAAAACAATAGAAGAAATTTTGGAGTATATTTTTGATGGAATGGATTTAAAAGTATTAGATTCTTTAACTCCAGAATATAAATGTGATTGTTCTAGAGAAAGAGTTGAAAAAGCCTTAATATCTATTGGAAAGGAAACTCTTCAAGAGATATATGATGACAAAAAGAATGAGGAAATAGTATGTAACTTTTGCAATACTAAATATGAATTTACTAATGATGAAATAGGAGAATTATTAAATAATAGTAGATAAACATACTAAAATTATAGAATAAAAATAATAAAAAGATACAGAGAATAATTTGGAAAACTATGAAAAAGCAGATTATTCTCTTTTTTCGTGCATAAATATTATAACAGAATATTTTTTATTTTAATTAAGGAGTGCATGTTATGAAAAAAAATTTGGATATTATCTTTGGCATGATTATTATAGTATATATTGCAGTAATAAATATTATAAGCAGCTCTAAAATCTCATTTAGTATTCCTATTTTTATTTTAGGAGTTACTTTAATAATATATCATTTTATTAAGAGGGGAATAGAAAATAATAAGTTTATATATAGGTATTTTAAAGTTTTAAAAGTACTAATTTGCATAGGAGGTATATTTTTTTTAGGAATAGAAATTTTTATAATTAATTATCCTAAATATAATAAGGGGAATGCAGATTATATTATTGTTTTAGGAGCAGGACTTGATACTAACTCTAACCCAAGTTTAATCCTTCAAGGAAGGTTGGATGCAGCTTTAGAATACATAAAAGAAGATAATTGTAGATTCATTGTTTTATCAGGAGGACAAGGATCTGATGAGAAGCTGCCAGAATCACATGCAATGAAAAAATATTTATTAAATAGAGGAGTTGATGAGGAAAAAGTAATAATTGAAGATAATTCAAGGAATACAGATGAAAATCTTAAATTTTCAAAAGCAAAAATAGAAGAGAATAGTGGGAAACCTCTAGATAAACTTAATATTAAAATAGTAACAAGCGATTTTCATGCTCTTAGAAGCAGTATCTTAGCAAAGAGAAATGGATATGTAAATTATAGCAATTATTCTAGTTGCACTGTATGGTATTTAATTCCTATAACATATACAAGAGAAGCTTTTGCTATTGTTAAAAGTATAATATTTGATTAATATTAATATACAATTGAATTTTAGTAGCTTGAAAGGATAGCGTAAACAATGAGGATAAATAAATTATTTAGTAACTATGGAATTTGTTCTCGAAAGGAAACAAATAGATTGATTGAAGAAAAGAGAATTATTATAAATGGAAGATATTGTGTTGAGGGACAATGGGTAAATGATTCGGATGAAATAATATTTGACGGCAAACCAATTTCTACGGTGGAAAAAGTATATATTGTTTTGAATAAACCAGTTGGAATTACTTGTACTGCAGAGAATAAAGTTAGTGATAATATAATTTCCTATATGAAATATCCACACTATATATTTCCAGTTGGCAGATTAGATAAAGACTCGCAAGGGCTTATTTTAATGACTAATGATGGTGAAGTTGCTAATAGGATTTTAGAAAGCGATAATATGCATGAAAAAGAATATTTAGTTCAAGTAAATAAAAACTTTGATGATGAATTTTTAAAGAGGATGTCTGATGGAGTGGAGATTACAGGGAATAAAAGTTCTGGTGTTAGAAGGATAAGTGATAAATTAGGTTTATATAATAAAATAGAAGATAAAGAAAATCCACTAGGGGAAGAAAATATAGGTGACTCATCCATAGTACAGTTGAAAG encodes the following:
- a CDS encoding pseudouridine synthase, with the translated sequence MRINKLFSNYGICSRKETNRLIEEKRIIINGRYCVEGQWVNDSDEIIFDGKPISTVEKVYIVLNKPVGITCTAENKVSDNIISYMKYPHYIFPVGRLDKDSQGLILMTNDGEVANRILESDNMHEKEYLVQVNKNFDDEFLKRMSDGVEITGNKSSGVRRISDKLGLYNKIEDKENPLGEENIGDSSIVQLKELKNIEREKNKFVKTRPCRVERVDDNTFKIILTQGMNKQIRKMSGALGYKVIKLERIRIMNIKLNNLEIGKWRYLEENEIKSLKNELLR
- the hslO gene encoding Hsp33 family molecular chaperone HslO, translating into MQDKIVRATAKDGMVRIIAGITTNLVNEGCKIHECTPVASAALGRMLTAGTLIGTTLKSEKEVVTLKINGNGEINGITVTAHSDASVKGFIGNPYVDRPLNEKGKLDVGGAIGTDGILYVIKDLGLRDPYIGQVPIQTGEIAEDFAYYFTASEQTPSAVSLGVLVDRDLSIKAAGGFIVQMMPGADELLADVITYRLEEIPPITTLISEGKTIEEILEYIFDGMDLKVLDSLTPEYKCDCSRERVEKALISIGKETLQEIYDDKKNEEIVCNFCNTKYEFTNDEIGELLNNSR
- a CDS encoding class I SAM-dependent DNA methyltransferase, coding for MAYKEFANIYDELIYEDINYDKVADKIINICRKNKLKFEDYLDLACGTGNVSINVAKYFKTVYAVDLSDDMLNVAFDKFKKNKIKAKVICQDMCELSLNKRFDLITSVLDSTNYITEDEDLLDYFSSVYEHLKENGIFIFDINSYYKLSTVLGNNIYTYSSEEIFYTWENSFEDDVLNMFLTFFVKTENELYKKFEEEHFERAYKESYIEDILKKCNFRIINKFSGYSDEEVNENSERILYIVSK
- a CDS encoding YdcF family protein, encoding MKKNLDIIFGMIIIVYIAVINIISSSKISFSIPIFILGVTLIIYHFIKRGIENNKFIYRYFKVLKVLICIGGIFFLGIEIFIINYPKYNKGNADYIIVLGAGLDTNSNPSLILQGRLDAALEYIKEDNCRFIVLSGGQGSDEKLPESHAMKKYLLNRGVDEEKVIIEDNSRNTDENLKFSKAKIEENSGKPLDKLNIKIVTSDFHALRSSILAKRNGYVNYSNYSSCTVWYLIPITYTREAFAIVKSIIFD